The Bacteroides fragilis NCTC 9343 genome includes the window TGAATTTTATTGTTATATTTGCATATACTAAATTTTAAAGCCTTATTCAATATGTTCAATTCATTTGGCAATATTTTCAGACTAACCAGCTTTGGCGAATCCCATGGTAAAGGAATCGGAGGAGTGATCGATGGATTTCCAGCAGGTATCGTCATCGATGAGGAGTTTGTTCAGCAGGAACTAAGCCGTCGTCGTCCGGGACAATCGGTAATTACTACCTCCCGAAAAGAAGCTGATAAAGTAGAATTCCTTTCAGGCATTTTCGAAGGAAAGTCTACCGGATGCCCTATCGGGTTTATCGTATGGAACGAAAACCAACATTCTAATGACTACAATAACCTGGAGAAAGTATACCGTCCGTCACACGCCGACTACACATACACCGTAAAGTATGGAATCCGCGATCACCGTGGCGGTGGTCGTTCTTCGGCACGTGAAACCATTTCAAGGGTAGTAGGCGGTGCATTGGCCAAATTAGCATTACGCCAATTGGGTATTCACATCACGGCATATACTTCACAGGTAGGTCCTATAAAACTGGAAGGTAATTACACGGATTACGATCTGGACTTGATCGAAACCAACCCGGTGCGCTGTCCCGATCCGGAGAAAGCAAAAGAAATGCAAGACCTGATTTACAAAATCAAAGGAGAAGGAGATACCATTGGCGGTGTACTGACTTGTGTCATCAAAGGTTGTCCTATCGGACTTGGGCAACCCGTATACGGCAAGCTCCATGCTGCATTGGGCAATGCTATGCTAAGCATCAATGCCGCAAAGGCTTTTGAATATGGAGACGGATTCAAGGGGCTCAAACAAAAGGGATCGGAACAAAATGACGTATTCTACAACAATAATGGCCGGATTGAAACACGTACCAACCACTCCGGAGGTATACAGGGAGGCATCAGCAACGGACAGGACATCTTTTTCAGGGTAGCGTTTAAACCGGTGGCTACTGTTTTGATGGAGCAGGAAACTGTAAACATAGACGGTATTGATACAACACTAAAGGCCCGGGGACGCCATGACCCGTGTGTATTGCCACGTGCAGTGCCTATTGTGGAAGCTATGGCAGCAATGACCATACTCGACTATTATTTATTAGATAGAATGACACAACTTTAACAACTATTGAACGTGAACGAAATTCAGAAATACATTGCAGAGAATGAATCGACGATGATGGAAGACTTGTTCAGCCTCATCCGTATTCCCAGTATCAGTGCATTGCCGGAACACCATGATGATATGCTGGCATGCGCACAACGCTGGACACAATTGCTACTCAAGGCCGGAGCAGACGAAGCCATCGTTATGCCTTCGAAAGGTAATCCGATTGTATTTGGGCAAAAGATAGTGGATCCGAATGCTAAAACAGTGTTGATATACGCTCATTATGACGTGATGCCTGCCGAGCCCCTCGACCTGTGGAAGAGCCAACCGTTCGAACCGGAAATACGTGACGGACATATTTGGGCGCGCGGAGCCGACGATGATAAGGGACAAGCATTTATCCAGGTGAAAGCATTTGAATATCTCGTAAAATATAACCTGCTGGAGAATAACGTAAAGTTTATCTTTGAGGGAGAAGAAGAGATTGGTTCACCAAGCCTGGAAGCTTTCTGTGAAGAGCATAAAGAATTACTAAAAGCCGATGTTATCTTGGTATCAGATACCAGTATGTTGGGGGCCGACCTTCCTTCACTAACCACCGGACTGCGTGGTCTGGCTTACTGGGAAATCGAAATAACAGGTCCTAACCGTGACCTCCATTCGGGACACTTTGGTGGAGCGGTAGCCAATCCGATCAACGTACTTTGTGGTATGTTAAGTAAGGTAATTGATACCGACGGACGTATCACAATACCCGGATTCTATGATGCTGTAGAAGAAGTTCCACAAGCAGAACGAGAAATGATTGCCCACATCCCTTTTAATGAAGAAAAATATAAGGAAGCCATCGGAGTAAAAGAACTTTTCGGTGAGAAAGGATACAGCACTCTCGAAAGAAACAGTTGCAGGCCTTCATTCGACATTTGTGGTATTTGGGGAGGTTACACCGGGGAAGGTTCTAAAACTGTACTCCCTTCCAAAGCCTATGCCAAAGTATCATGCCGCCTGGTTCCCCATCAAGATCATCATGTGATCTCAAAACTTTTTGCTGACTACATCCGGCAGATCGCTCCTGCTACGGTAGAAGTAAAAGTGACTGCCATGCATGGAGGCCAGGGATATGTATGTCCCATATCACTGCCTGCTTATCAGGCAGCGGAAAAAGGATTTGAAATTGCTTTCGGGAAAAAGCCATTGGCAGTACGCCGAGGAGGAAGTATACCTATTATATCAACTTTCGAACAGGTGTTAGGTATAAAAACTGTATTAATGGGATTTGGCCTAGAATCGGATGCTATCCATTCTCCTAACGAAAACTTCTCTTTGGATATATTCAGAAAAGGAATTGAAGCTGTAGTAGAATTCCATCTGATATATGGAAAGAAATAATATATCCACTGCGGATAACACAGATTAATACAGAATTTTTTAGTTGAATTCTGTATTAATCTGTATCTGCCTCGGTAGACATTTTTATTTGGGTAATTCAAACATAAATGTAAACGATCTACTGTCTTTGAAATCTTTCACTACATCTCCTGCATAAACCTCTCCGTGAGTCAAAGACAATTTCTTAATACTTGCATTCGGACTAAAATCGACTTTATGTAAATCTATCCAGAAAAGGTTAGGAGTTAAAGTAGACTCAAAATAGTATACCCGATTTTTTTGATCGGAAACCGAACGCCAACGAGTGGAAGAAATGTAAGGCTTATCCAGAGTCGTAATTCCAAAAGGAACAGAAACATTACGCATGACGCTCAACACACTCGGTACGGCAATTTTTGCATCTGAGGTCTGCGGAATAGCATGAATATAGAAAGAAGCGCGTACAAAACGATCACTTGAACGATTAGTGCCCGGCAGCATATTTAAACCACCTACTTCCTTCCAATAATCATTCACAGCCAACTGTAGATCATAACGGGGTGAATTAGTCATCACCTGATACTCCTTACCTTCATGAATAATCAGATTTCCATCGATATATTCCAAAACAGCGGAATTACCCGTTTCATCAGTGATAGCCATGTGCAATGTAGATGCCGAACCATTAGGCATATCCGGAGCATCAATACGGAAAGTCTGTTTCTTCAACTCTTCTACAGCCTCACTTACCGTAGCAAAATTATCCAGCACATACTGCGTCCAAATGCTGATACCCATAACAGGACGAGTATCATTAGGACGGACATAAATAGATTCCGGCAAGAATAATAAGCTGGCAACCAGTCCTTTTTCGTTCATGCCGTCACAAGTACCGATATCATATCCGGTTGCTACAATGCTACCGTACTTCGAAATCCACTCTACCGTATTTCCTTTATTATATCCGGCCCGTTTGATACCGCGAGGGAAAAGATACAGGTTAGACTGAATATCCTCTTTCCAATCCATTGTACGCCCGGTGATTACCATATTGTCCGGACCAATATATACTGCACGCGTACATGCTTTTACCGGTTGTCCACTCCAGATAAAATTTACAGCTATGACAATCAATGTTGCCATCATTATTTTTCTTCTCATACTCTTTATATTAAAATGGTTTTGTTATCTGCATTTAGATAACAAAACCATAGAGTATTAGTTTTATTCAAAGGCGGGTACTTCCGAAATACTTCCGTATCTATGATATTCAAAGGCAATACTTTGCTCCTTAATATAATGTATCAGCTCTACCCTTCCGTTTTTCACCGGAGGCGCCGCTGCAATATGTTTGTCAGCCTGTGCAGCCGCCTTATATATTTTCATCGGTATCTCAAGGGAACAAGTACGGTACTAACCATGATTCTCCCGGTTCCAATGTCAATGCCCGCAGTAATTTTTCATTTTTTATTCGTTATCATTGGCCCCACTACATTACCCGGATTCCAAACACTTCCCACTTTCATGCTGGTAGCCACATCAATCAGTTTCTTTTGGAAGTTCTTATCTTCATATACCGAACGCTCAACCAACAACAACGAACAAGCAGAACACTTCTGTCCCGCATTACCAAAAACTGATGTGGCAATATTCATAATAGTATGATCACGATCCCCCGAGGCAGTCAAAATAATGACATTCTTCCCTCCGGTCTCTGCCGAAAGCGGAGTAGCCGGAATAGCTTTTGCTATGCTACGGGCCGTATCCGTTCCACCAGTCAAGATAATATGTTTCACCTTACAATCACAAAAACATCGTAGGGCTGAACATAACGGCACGATAGCTATGCAAAGTCTGCAATGCCTGCTGTGAAAACCGATCAAAAAGAAGATGTCGGTTCATAATAACATATTTAAGGAGATGTGTATCTGCAAATGCATAGATATTTCACCAATAATCCATCATCTTTTTGATGTTTTTCCAGAAGTCGGAAATTACATTCCTTTTTTGATACCCGATTTAATCAACCATGCATTCACCGGATAGGACACCATGAATCCCAAAAGCATGGCAATCTGCATCATAAACCAGAATGTCCAGGATGTTTTTTCCAGAGATTCATCTTTAAAAAGTATAAAAGTAGCAACAGCCATCCAGCTATACATCCCTACCTGCCAAGCTAATAATGAAAAAAAATCGGCCTTAAAGGCACGAGAAACAGCTTCACGAAAAGAGATAGCTTCCATTTCGCGAATTGCAATAAATTGAAAGAAAACACCGAGAATCAATGCCAATACAAAATCGAGTGCCCAGCTACCTGCTATTAAACTTCCTCCTATCTGCAAAGGTACCCAGTATGTAAACCATTCTCCGATAATATCCGCCAAAGTGCAACCGGCTCCACAATGAAGTGCCGACAAAGTGATAGACTGCCATTGTGGACGTACTTCAGACATATCCATCTCCATCGATATCTTCATATCCATTTTCATATTCTCCATAGGTACTGTTGCCACCATATTATCTTTTCGGACACCAAAAGTATAATAAGCAAACAAAGCGAAATAATGGCCCCACAATCCGGTAAGTACCCACACTATATTCATTATTTTCATGGATTGCCTGTGAAATATTACATTAATTGCCAGAATAAGGGCTATGATAAGACCGGCGCATACAAAAAAACAAGATACCGCGTTGAAAAACATTGTATTCATAAGGCTCGTTATTAATTGATAAGTGGTATTAATAACGAGCTTTTTATAAAATAGTTCAGTTAAAATTATGTATTAACAAAACAGAAGCCCTATTCAAACGCTTTCCGATAAGTGCATCCATTTTTCCATTCGGAACAGCCATAAGCAGTTTTACCCTTGATTATCATTCCCTTTCCGCAAACCGGACAAAGTTTCCCTACCAAAGAATCTGTTTCTTTTAAGGCATCCGCCCGAACAGATTGACCGGTAGAAGACACATCGACTGTTGCAGGCTCCGATTTACCTTTCTTTTCCTTCGGAGTAGCAGATTTCCGTTCCCGTCTTTTCGGTTCTTTCTTTTTCTTTTCTTCTTCTACCACTGTAGCCTCCTGAATGGTGATACGACGGTTCGTATTATCAGATAGCACACTATTTACTATCTCAGACACCATTTGCTTCAATTCTTCCAGGAATTGACGAGCATCGTAAGTTTTCTTTTCTATCTCACGCAATTTCTTTTCCCAGATACCCGTCAGTTCAGCCGACTTCAGCAACTCTTCATGAATCAACTGAATCAATTCCACTCCGGTAGGGGTAGCTATCAGATTCTTCTTTTCCTTACGGATATAGTTACGTTTAAAGAGAGTTTCGATAATAGCTGCACGAGTAGAAGGACGGCCGATACCATTTTCTTTCAATGCATCCCGAAGTTCATCATTATCCACCAGCTTACCGGCTGTTTCCATCGCACGAAGCAGGGTAGCTTCCGTATAGGGTTTAGGCGGCTGAGTCCATTTTTCATTCAAATCCGGTATATGCGGACCACTTTCCCCTTTCACGAAAGCAGGAAGCACGTTTTCATCTTCACCTTCTTTTTCTTCATTCGGATCTTTTACGTCTTTGGCAAATACTACCCGCCATCCCGGTTCCAGAATCTGCTTACCGGTTACCTTGAACTCGATACTATCAACCTCTCCCATCACTGTTGTAGTAGAAACTTTGCAATCAGGATAAAAAACCGCTATAAACCGGCGAGCTATCAAATCAAATACCCTACGCTCCATATCCGTCAGGTTTTGCGGATGAACTCCTGTAGGAATAATGGCATGGTGATCGGTTACTTTCGAACTATCAAAAACCTTTTTCGACTTAGGCAATGAAGCTCCTGCCAACGGCGTAGTAAGTACTTCATAATCTTTCAGTCCTTTCAGGATATTCGGACACTTAGGATAAATATCGTCACTCAGGAAAGTAGTATCTACACGTGGATAGGTGGTCACTTTCTTTTCATAAAGAGATTGGATAAGTTTCAGAGTTTCATCGGCAGAATAGGCAAATTTCTTATTGCATTCCACTTGAAGAGAAGTCAAGTCGAACAGACGGGGAGCATACTCCTTTCCGTCTTTTTTAGCCACAGAAGTCACGACAAAAGGCAGATCTTTAATGCGTTCCACCAATGCCATCCCCTCTTCACGATTAGCTATCGGATCAATGCCCCGGTTCTCTGTTTTCTTAGCCTTACCACCGGACTTTTCTTCTTCAGCCGCCAGCTCTTCATCACTTTTACGAATAAGGGCCGAGAAAGTTGTATCACGATACATGGTTTTCAGTTCCCAATATTGTTTAGGCTGAAAATTTTCAATATCCAGTTGCCTGTTGACGATCAGTGCGAGTGTAGGGGTCTGTACTCGTCCGATCGAAAGCACTTGCCGATTCTGCCCATATTTTACAGTATAGAGCCTCGTGGCATTCATCCCCAGCAACCAGTCACCAATAGCCCGGGACATCCCCGCCTCATAAAGTGGTTGAAAATCTTTCTGATCTTTTAGTTTCGCAAATCCTTCTTTAATAGCTTCTTCTGTCAGTGAAGAGATCCACAAACGTTTTACCGGACACCGCGCTCCGGCTTTCTGCATCACCCACCGCTGAATCAGTTCCCCCTCTTGACCGGCATCACCGCAGTTTATTATCTCATCAGCCTTTTGCATCAATCCCTCAATAATATGGAATTGTTTCTCGTAAGTAGGATTCTCTATCAGTTTGATGCCAAAACGTGGAGGAATCATAGGCAGGCTGCCCAGGCTCCATGACTTCCAGCCGGGAGTATATTCGTGAGGTTCTTTCAGGGTACAAAGATGACCGAATGTCCAGGTAACCTGGTATCCGTTTCCTTCAATATACCCTTCTTTCCTTTCGCGGGCTCCTAAAATATCAGCAATATCACGTGCCACAGAGGGCTTTTCGGCTATGCAAACTATCATTTGTTTTTCTTATTATAATGAGAATTGAGCAGACAAAGGTACAAAAAAATAGGAAGGGAGAAGTAGTAATCCGTCTCCATTTATTTTGTAGCTTTGCTTCGTATAATCTTTAAAATCCGAAAAAACATGAAAAGCTACAAATTATTATTGGCATTTACCTTATTCCTTGCATTTGCTTTCAATATGAAAGCACAATACGTTCACGAACGTTCCGACCAATATACGCCTCCTGAAGATAGTCTGGTAATACAAAAACTACATCACTGGCAGGACCAGAAATTTGGAATGCTGATTCACTGGGGTTTATATTCCGTTGCAGGAATCGTAGAATCATGGTCTATCTGTTCGGAAGAGGCAGATTGGATTCCACGCGACAGCACTATGGCCTATGAAGACTACAAAAAATGGTATTGGGGGCTGAAAGATTCATTCAATCCTACCCGTTTCGATCCGGAGCAATGGGCACAAGCGGCGAAGTCAGCAGGTATGCGCTATGCAATATTTACAACTAAGCACCACGACGGATTCAATATGTTCAATACGGCTTTCTCCGATTTTTCAATAGCCAAAGGTCCCTTCCAAACAGATCCCCGGGCAGACGTTGCCAAATACGTGTTTGAGGCTTTCCGTAACAATGATTTAATGGTAGGAGCCTATTTTTCTAAACCGGACTGGCATTCGGAATATTATTGGTGGCCACGCTACGCCACTCCCCGACGTACACAAAATTACAACATTGACAAGAATCCCTGGCGTTGGAATCAGTTCAAAGAGTTCACTTACAATCAAATCGGAGAGTTAATGCATAACTACGGTCCGATCGACATTTTATGGTTAGACGGCGGATGGGTAAACAATCCCGGAACGAAGTCAGTTTTAGACATGGACCGTATTTCACAAATGGCACGACAGGCACAACCGGGTATTTTATTCGTAGACCGTACCATCCATGGCAAATATGAAAACTATCAGACCCCGGAACAGCAAATTCCAGACAAACAACTCCCCTACCCGTGGGAAACTTGTATGACACTGGGAGTAGACTGGGGATATACTCCGCATGCAGTATTCAAATCACCAGTTACAGTAATAGCAAAACTAAT containing:
- a CDS encoding DNA topoisomerase 3; translation: MIVCIAEKPSVARDIADILGARERKEGYIEGNGYQVTWTFGHLCTLKEPHEYTPGWKSWSLGSLPMIPPRFGIKLIENPTYEKQFHIIEGLMQKADEIINCGDAGQEGELIQRWVMQKAGARCPVKRLWISSLTEEAIKEGFAKLKDQKDFQPLYEAGMSRAIGDWLLGMNATRLYTVKYGQNRQVLSIGRVQTPTLALIVNRQLDIENFQPKQYWELKTMYRDTTFSALIRKSDEELAAEEEKSGGKAKKTENRGIDPIANREEGMALVERIKDLPFVVTSVAKKDGKEYAPRLFDLTSLQVECNKKFAYSADETLKLIQSLYEKKVTTYPRVDTTFLSDDIYPKCPNILKGLKDYEVLTTPLAGASLPKSKKVFDSSKVTDHHAIIPTGVHPQNLTDMERRVFDLIARRFIAVFYPDCKVSTTTVMGEVDSIEFKVTGKQILEPGWRVVFAKDVKDPNEEKEGEDENVLPAFVKGESGPHIPDLNEKWTQPPKPYTEATLLRAMETAGKLVDNDELRDALKENGIGRPSTRAAIIETLFKRNYIRKEKKNLIATPTGVELIQLIHEELLKSAELTGIWEKKLREIEKKTYDARQFLEELKQMVSEIVNSVLSDNTNRRITIQEATVVEEEKKKKEPKRRERKSATPKEKKGKSEPATVDVSSTGQSVRADALKETDSLVGKLCPVCGKGMIIKGKTAYGCSEWKNGCTYRKAFE
- the aroC gene encoding chorismate synthase, with protein sequence MFNSFGNIFRLTSFGESHGKGIGGVIDGFPAGIVIDEEFVQQELSRRRPGQSVITTSRKEADKVEFLSGIFEGKSTGCPIGFIVWNENQHSNDYNNLEKVYRPSHADYTYTVKYGIRDHRGGGRSSARETISRVVGGALAKLALRQLGIHITAYTSQVGPIKLEGNYTDYDLDLIETNPVRCPDPEKAKEMQDLIYKIKGEGDTIGGVLTCVIKGCPIGLGQPVYGKLHAALGNAMLSINAAKAFEYGDGFKGLKQKGSEQNDVFYNNNGRIETRTNHSGGIQGGISNGQDIFFRVAFKPVATVLMEQETVNIDGIDTTLKARGRHDPCVLPRAVPIVEAMAAMTILDYYLLDRMTQL
- a CDS encoding alpha-L-fucosidase is translated as MKSYKLLLAFTLFLAFAFNMKAQYVHERSDQYTPPEDSLVIQKLHHWQDQKFGMLIHWGLYSVAGIVESWSICSEEADWIPRDSTMAYEDYKKWYWGLKDSFNPTRFDPEQWAQAAKSAGMRYAIFTTKHHDGFNMFNTAFSDFSIAKGPFQTDPRADVAKYVFEAFRNNDLMVGAYFSKPDWHSEYYWWPRYATPRRTQNYNIDKNPWRWNQFKEFTYNQIGELMHNYGPIDILWLDGGWVNNPGTKSVLDMDRISQMARQAQPGILFVDRTIHGKYENYQTPEQQIPDKQLPYPWETCMTLGVDWGYTPHAVFKSPVTVIAKLMEIVAKGGSLLLGVGPTPEGILQDEIVSRLQTIGGWMKKNGTAIYNTVTTPQYYSEGIWFTMNKDGKTMYALYSNPETEKFPDYIEWENNIPAKRSAIYCLQNGKKVKWEIKNNRVRVYLPQNLKTEVNALAFSFTRQAIQ
- a CDS encoding linear amide C-N hydrolase, yielding MRRKIMMATLIVIAVNFIWSGQPVKACTRAVYIGPDNMVITGRTMDWKEDIQSNLYLFPRGIKRAGYNKGNTVEWISKYGSIVATGYDIGTCDGMNEKGLVASLLFLPESIYVRPNDTRPVMGISIWTQYVLDNFATVSEAVEELKKQTFRIDAPDMPNGSASTLHMAITDETGNSAVLEYIDGNLIIHEGKEYQVMTNSPRYDLQLAVNDYWKEVGGLNMLPGTNRSSDRFVRASFYIHAIPQTSDAKIAVPSVLSVMRNVSVPFGITTLDKPYISSTRWRSVSDQKNRVYYFESTLTPNLFWIDLHKVDFSPNASIKKLSLTHGEVYAGDVVKDFKDSRSFTFMFELPK
- a CDS encoding dipeptidase encodes the protein MNEIQKYIAENESTMMEDLFSLIRIPSISALPEHHDDMLACAQRWTQLLLKAGADEAIVMPSKGNPIVFGQKIVDPNAKTVLIYAHYDVMPAEPLDLWKSQPFEPEIRDGHIWARGADDDKGQAFIQVKAFEYLVKYNLLENNVKFIFEGEEEIGSPSLEAFCEEHKELLKADVILVSDTSMLGADLPSLTTGLRGLAYWEIEITGPNRDLHSGHFGGAVANPINVLCGMLSKVIDTDGRITIPGFYDAVEEVPQAEREMIAHIPFNEEKYKEAIGVKELFGEKGYSTLERNSCRPSFDICGIWGGYTGEGSKTVLPSKAYAKVSCRLVPHQDHHVISKLFADYIRQIAPATVEVKVTAMHGGQGYVCPISLPAYQAAEKGFEIAFGKKPLAVRRGGSIPIISTFEQVLGIKTVLMGFGLESDAIHSPNENFSLDIFRKGIEAVVEFHLIYGKK
- a CDS encoding DUF4396 domain-containing protein produces the protein MNTMFFNAVSCFFVCAGLIIALILAINVIFHRQSMKIMNIVWVLTGLWGHYFALFAYYTFGVRKDNMVATVPMENMKMDMKISMEMDMSEVRPQWQSITLSALHCGAGCTLADIIGEWFTYWVPLQIGGSLIAGSWALDFVLALILGVFFQFIAIREMEAISFREAVSRAFKADFFSLLAWQVGMYSWMAVATFILFKDESLEKTSWTFWFMMQIAMLLGFMVSYPVNAWLIKSGIKKGM